The following nucleotide sequence is from Pseudonocardia sp. C8.
CGGTACGAGCCGCCGACGGACGAGGACTGGGTGCTCGTGCTGCGGCGGTGACGGCTTACACGGTCCTGCACGGTCCTGCCTAGTCCCGCGTGCCGCGGACCAGCGGCACGAACGTCACCTCCGCCAGCCCCACCGACTCGCCGTGCTGGTAGCGCACCAGCGTGCCGACCCGGTCGTCGCCGACCGGGCAGACCAGCACCCCGTCCGGGGTCAGCGCGCCGACCAGCTCGGTCGGCAGCCTGCTCTGGGCCAGCGCCGTCACGACGATGCCGTCGAACGGGCCGAGCTCCCCGGCCAGCTCGAGGCCGTCCCCGGTGCGGACGTCGACGGTGGGTGCGATCTCGGACAGGATCGTGCCGGCCCGCCGGGCGAGCTCGGCGTCGCGTTCGACGGTGACCACCTGGCCGACGCAGCGGGCGAGCACCGCGGCGGCGTAACCGGAGCCGGTCCCGATCTCCAGCACCCGCCCGTCGGTCAGCGGGCCGAGCGCGGCGATGCTGCGGGCCACGATCCACGGCGAGGAGATGGTCTGGCCGCGGCCGATGGGGAGCGCGATGTCGTGGTAGGCCCGCTCCTCGTCACCGGGGGCGACGAACAGGTGCCGCGGCACCTCGGCGACGGCCGCCAGCACCCGTTCGTCGGTGATGCCCTGGCGCCGCAGGTCGGCGACCAGGTCCGCCTGGACCCTCATGCCCGGTCGACCACCGCCGTCGTCTCGGCCCCGCCCCGGCTCGCGCAGTGCGCGCAGCAGAAGTAGCTGCTGCCGCTCTGCACCCCGTGACCGACGATGGTGCAGCCACAGTGCTCGCAGCGGGGCGCGACCTGGTGGATCGCGCACTCGAAGCTGTCGAACGTGTGCACCCCGCCGTCGAGGCGGACCTCGAAAGCCCGGTCGAAGTCGTTGCCGCAGACCTCGCACACCGCCATCAGTGGACCTCCTTCATCGGGTTGGCGCCACGGGCGGGTACCCGATGCCCGGGCGTTGATGCACGCGCGCGCATGCGTGCGCCCGGGGTAACCGCCGGGCGGGCCGGGTATCCCCCGGGGAGGCACGACGTGGGGAGGGCTCTCATGACGGCACGCACCCTGACCCGCCGGCTCGTCGACGAGCACCTGGTCGGCGGCGAGCCGGTACCCGGCCGGGAGATCGCGCTG
It contains:
- a CDS encoding protein-L-isoaspartate O-methyltransferase — protein: MRVQADLVADLRRQGITDERVLAAVAEVPRHLFVAPGDEERAYHDIALPIGRGQTISSPWIVARSIAALGPLTDGRVLEIGTGSGYAAAVLARCVGQVVTVERDAELARRAGTILSEIAPTVDVRTGDGLELAGELGPFDGIVVTALAQSRLPTELVGALTPDGVLVCPVGDDRVGTLVRYQHGESVGLAEVTFVPLVRGTRD